In Hamadaea flava, a genomic segment contains:
- a CDS encoding S8 family serine peptidase, with protein sequence MRSTPPRSLAVAVSAVLAFGGLSAYAPTGSAAAPDPLRRVIVTLDGAAAATAAPAGSLRNARGAGADQVGQARRALSDRQSSFLDTARGKGVHPKAERRFTLLVNAVALTVPASEVATLSKVPGVTGVYDNLRVRAYTDVSVPLIGATDVWQQPDPTGTPATGTGVTVAVIDTGVDYSHPDLGGGFGPGHKVVGGYDFVNDDADPMDDNGHGTHVAGIIAGKAAQPGGITGVAPGAQLMAYKVMNDQGFGETEDIVAAIEAASDPANPHRADVINMSLGGYADGLDPLGLAASAASAAGIVVVAAAGNDGPGAMSVGSPAAADGVIAVGASVSNLRLPVIYRDGVKVQTYRGQISANPSASPVTAPVVSIGFGTPEEIAAAGDLHGKIALLNGYVAHDFNDLWQEQIDLAKDLEKRGALALLGGQDPTGGPVLAATSGVPATASTGKITARPGVTESGDLYRMDSLVVLGMDETQYPELARLLAAGPLSLQIRGEDATDRIASFSSRGPSLRWGLKPDIVAPGYEIRSTVPTSLFGPGQYRLSGSSMAAPHVAGAAALLRQLHPDQPASELSASLIGTAAPLKESPTTAGAGRLNVAAAARTMLSATPSTLSYGLADLASGTVGGTRTVALRNGSSKPVAVRLAASSRDVSVKPDRVTIPASGTATVTVTLKAKRPTADTEISGFVTATAATGKITIPYLLVVHPLVVQTSPDPSDGHTTVWVQSWAGLSGPPVITVDRPRGRSYTVTTRPNPAGGYIATLDEPADGAYAVTAQATAVSGQRLVGWGGFEVTPESTRGAAWQPIGPYSGGGFLATGPSGTGILATEDTTSPWVSGDQGTTWKQSARLPISGAAGLLEPVADANNADRMWYPVNDPMTGGRILRTDDRGKTWDALPLPANGWIEQLVSDAQTQVLVALVGDSRLQVSWNGGDSWTAYDTGVADPVTKIGLSQGNLYLGTASGVWKRPGIVDAAVRVYSNSRYVSQLVADDGVVAVLVGQTGVVGSHDGGKTWNTLYAKSFGPYELRQSGGDLYVITFIGDGLIGHDHGRTWETIEPPSGAAVDRDFDHWGQSTVVTNTAGVYARTGSGYQRLGVQSASVTELAVAGTELIAGTSNGIYRTATSATTPEWGAADGEGYVGAGVPLVAVSPQDPKVVWKVRTDAFGGFDVSVSRDGGEIWEQKAHQNGIPLALLVHPADPDRISISWGRIDAVATFSTVDDGQTWKNLYQDRYATALAGDPAKPNRMWFGTPEGLYRSDDGGVTSTKVLDGQINAISFDGRRMVVGGAQLWSSTDGGRTFRAGDAGPLDLWVSDIVQVGGVSYAATSSYSAYGVLKGGRGVLRSTDGGRTWHNVSTALQNLDVLSLAVSADGQTLFAGTQNGGVHRLSLR encoded by the coding sequence ATGAGGTCCACCCCACCCCGATCCCTCGCCGTCGCCGTGAGCGCGGTCCTGGCGTTCGGCGGCCTGTCGGCGTACGCGCCGACGGGTTCCGCCGCCGCGCCCGACCCCCTGCGACGGGTCATCGTCACATTGGACGGAGCGGCCGCCGCGACGGCGGCCCCGGCCGGTTCGCTGCGCAACGCGCGTGGCGCCGGTGCCGACCAGGTCGGCCAGGCTCGCCGGGCCCTGTCGGACCGGCAGAGCTCGTTCCTGGACACCGCACGCGGCAAGGGCGTGCATCCGAAGGCCGAGCGCCGGTTCACCCTGCTGGTCAACGCCGTCGCCTTGACCGTGCCGGCGTCCGAGGTCGCGACGCTGTCCAAGGTGCCGGGCGTCACCGGCGTCTACGACAACCTGCGCGTCCGGGCGTACACCGACGTCAGCGTGCCGCTGATCGGCGCGACCGACGTCTGGCAGCAGCCCGACCCGACCGGTACGCCCGCGACCGGAACCGGAGTCACCGTCGCCGTCATCGACACCGGGGTGGACTACTCACACCCGGACCTCGGCGGCGGCTTCGGCCCCGGGCACAAGGTCGTCGGCGGGTACGACTTCGTCAACGACGACGCCGATCCGATGGATGACAACGGACACGGCACCCACGTCGCCGGAATCATCGCCGGCAAGGCGGCCCAGCCCGGTGGGATCACCGGTGTCGCACCCGGTGCGCAGCTCATGGCGTACAAGGTGATGAACGATCAGGGCTTCGGCGAGACCGAGGACATCGTCGCGGCGATCGAGGCCGCGAGTGACCCGGCGAACCCGCACCGCGCGGACGTGATCAACATGAGTCTCGGCGGGTACGCGGACGGCTTGGACCCGCTGGGCCTGGCGGCCTCGGCGGCCAGCGCGGCCGGGATCGTCGTGGTGGCCGCGGCCGGCAACGACGGGCCTGGCGCGATGTCGGTCGGCAGCCCGGCGGCGGCCGACGGGGTCATCGCGGTGGGCGCCTCGGTGAGCAACCTGCGGCTGCCCGTGATCTACCGCGACGGCGTCAAGGTGCAGACCTACCGGGGGCAGATCTCGGCGAACCCGTCGGCGAGCCCGGTGACCGCGCCGGTCGTGAGCATCGGGTTCGGCACGCCGGAGGAGATCGCCGCGGCCGGTGATCTGCACGGCAAGATCGCGTTGCTCAACGGCTATGTCGCGCACGACTTCAACGACCTGTGGCAGGAGCAGATCGACCTCGCCAAGGACCTGGAGAAGCGCGGGGCCCTGGCCTTGCTCGGCGGCCAGGACCCGACCGGCGGACCGGTGCTGGCCGCGACCTCCGGCGTGCCCGCGACCGCCTCCACCGGGAAGATCACGGCACGGCCTGGCGTGACCGAGTCCGGCGACCTCTACCGGATGGACTCGCTGGTCGTGCTGGGCATGGACGAGACGCAGTACCCGGAACTGGCCCGGCTGCTGGCGGCCGGACCGCTGAGCCTGCAGATCCGCGGCGAGGACGCGACCGACCGGATCGCGTCGTTCTCCTCGCGGGGACCGTCACTGCGCTGGGGCCTGAAGCCGGACATCGTCGCGCCCGGGTACGAGATCCGCTCGACCGTCCCGACGAGTCTGTTCGGCCCCGGACAGTACCGGCTGTCGGGCAGCTCGATGGCCGCGCCGCATGTGGCCGGTGCGGCGGCGCTGTTGCGCCAACTGCACCCGGACCAGCCCGCGTCCGAACTCTCGGCGTCGCTGATCGGTACGGCCGCTCCGTTGAAGGAGTCGCCCACGACAGCGGGCGCGGGCCGGTTGAACGTGGCGGCCGCGGCTCGGACCATGCTGTCCGCGACCCCGTCGACCCTCTCCTACGGACTCGCCGACCTGGCGTCCGGCACCGTCGGCGGAACCCGCACCGTGGCGCTCCGCAACGGATCGTCGAAGCCGGTAGCCGTGCGGCTCGCCGCGAGCAGCCGCGACGTCTCCGTCAAGCCGGACCGGGTCACCATCCCGGCGAGCGGCACGGCCACGGTGACCGTGACGCTGAAAGCCAAGCGGCCGACGGCGGACACGGAGATCTCCGGGTTCGTCACCGCCACCGCCGCGACCGGCAAGATCACCATCCCGTACCTGCTGGTGGTGCACCCGCTGGTAGTGCAGACCTCGCCCGATCCCAGCGACGGGCACACCACCGTCTGGGTGCAGTCCTGGGCCGGCCTGAGCGGGCCGCCGGTGATCACTGTGGACCGTCCGCGCGGCCGGTCGTACACGGTGACCACGCGGCCGAACCCGGCCGGGGGCTACATCGCGACGCTGGACGAGCCGGCCGACGGCGCGTACGCGGTGACGGCGCAGGCCACGGCGGTCTCCGGTCAGCGGCTCGTCGGCTGGGGCGGTTTCGAGGTGACGCCGGAGTCCACGCGCGGCGCGGCCTGGCAGCCGATCGGGCCCTACAGCGGCGGCGGGTTCCTCGCGACCGGCCCGTCCGGCACCGGCATCCTCGCGACGGAGGACACCACGTCGCCGTGGGTCTCCGGCGACCAGGGCACGACCTGGAAGCAGTCCGCGCGGCTGCCGATCAGCGGCGCGGCCGGTCTCCTGGAGCCGGTCGCGGACGCGAACAACGCCGACCGCATGTGGTACCCCGTCAACGATCCCATGACGGGTGGGCGGATTCTGCGTACCGACGATCGCGGGAAGACCTGGGACGCACTGCCGCTGCCCGCGAACGGCTGGATCGAACAGCTCGTCTCGGACGCCCAGACCCAGGTGCTCGTCGCGCTCGTCGGCGACAGCCGGCTGCAGGTCAGCTGGAACGGCGGCGACAGCTGGACGGCGTACGACACGGGAGTGGCCGACCCGGTCACCAAGATCGGCCTCAGCCAGGGCAACCTCTACCTCGGCACGGCGAGCGGCGTCTGGAAGCGGCCCGGCATCGTCGACGCGGCGGTCCGCGTCTACTCGAACAGCCGGTACGTGTCGCAGCTCGTCGCCGACGACGGCGTGGTGGCGGTCCTGGTCGGGCAGACCGGCGTGGTCGGCTCGCACGACGGCGGCAAGACCTGGAACACCCTGTACGCCAAGTCGTTCGGCCCGTACGAGCTGCGCCAGTCCGGTGGCGACCTCTACGTCATCACCTTCATCGGGGACGGCCTGATCGGGCACGACCACGGGCGTACCTGGGAGACGATCGAACCGCCGTCGGGCGCGGCCGTCGACCGGGACTTCGACCACTGGGGACAGTCGACCGTCGTCACCAACACTGCCGGGGTGTACGCCCGGACCGGCTCCGGCTACCAGCGGCTGGGCGTGCAGTCGGCGTCCGTCACCGAGCTGGCCGTCGCCGGGACCGAGCTGATCGCCGGGACCAGCAACGGGATCTACCGGACCGCGACGTCGGCGACCACGCCCGAATGGGGTGCGGCCGACGGTGAGGGATACGTCGGGGCGGGCGTACCGCTCGTCGCGGTCTCCCCGCAGGACCCGAAGGTCGTGTGGAAGGTCCGGACCGACGCCTTCGGCGGCTTCGACGTCTCGGTCAGCCGGGACGGCGGGGAGATCTGGGAGCAGAAGGCCCACCAGAACGGCATCCCGCTCGCACTGCTCGTGCACCCGGCCGACCCCGACCGGATCTCGATCAGCTGGGGCCGCATCGACGCCGTGGCCACGTTCAGCACGGTTGACGACGGTCAAACCTGGAAGAACCTCTACCAGGACCGGTACGCCACGGCGCTGGCCGGCGATCCGGCGAAGCCGAACCGCATGTGGTTCGGTACGCCCGAGGGTCTCTACCGCTCCGACGACGGGGGCGTGACCTCGACGAAGGTGCTCGACGGGCAGATCAACGCGATCTCGTTCGACGGTCGCCGGATGGTCGTCGGCGGTGCACAGCTCTGGTCGAGCACCGACGGCGGGCGTACGTTCCGCGCCGGCGACGCCGGACCGCTGGACCTGTGGGTCTCCGACATCGTCCAGGTCGGCGGCGTCAGCTATGCGGCGACTTCGAGCTACTCGGCGTACGGGGTGCTCAAGGGCGGTCGCGGGGTGCTGCGGAGCACTGATGGTGGGCGTACGTGGCACAACGTGTCCACCGCGCTGCAGAACCTCGATGTGCTGTCGCTGGCGGTCAGCGCCGACGGCCAGACGCTGTTCGCCGGTACGCAGAACGGCGGCGTCCACCGGCTGTCGCTCCGCTGA